The DNA window AATCTTGCCCTCGGTGTCATGAGCAAAATTAATATCGGTATTGCGCGTGCCATACGCATTGCCAGATGTTTTGCTATGCTCCACAAGAGCGTTGTTATAACTGTCGCCGCCCAGCTTGATGCTTTCTTCATCAACTACCTTGCCGTGCGAGGAGTACCATTCGCCCTTCAACGGCCCGCCAAGGTCAGTTTCGCCTTCACGCTGCACATAGTCATACGAAGAACTGTCGTTGCCGAGCAGATCCATATTGTAGGTCTTTCCGCCTACAGTCACTTCAAGCACGGAATCAAACTTGTTGCCCGCGGCCAGAGCCGCCTGTCCCGCCGCCGTAAGCGTAATGGTGATGAGCCCTGTAACAGGGTCAACAACAGGAGCATTAAAATACGCGGAGGAGCCACCCGCAAAATTCAGACTCAACTGGCTGGGGTCTGTGACCAGATTGCCGTTTTCGTCAATGGCCTGAAATACCATAGGCTGACTGGCATCAGCGCCCACCACGAGGCGCGTATGATAGCCAGAGGGTGCCGGAGGCGTCGGGGGCGTCGGAGGCATCGGGGTCAGACCATCATTGCCATCCGGCCCGCTTCCATCACGCGCAAGCAGGCTATCCGCCGCCAGAGTGTCGGCAGCAACGCCTGCGGTCTGCATACCCCAATCCAACCCGCCAAGATGGTCGATGCCCGAATCAAGGCTGGCGTCCGCATGTTCCGCATAATGAGAACTGCGCTCGGCAGAAGTTGGCCCGGCAGCGGGCATAAGGTCATCCTGCCCCAGGGCGCTGAAAAAGTCCTTTCCGGAAACCTCCTGCCCTTCCACGATAAAGTCAGGGGTGTTCGCACTGGTGTAGTCGGAATAAAAACCGTCAAGACTGATTTTTGCGCCGCCTTCAAACGTAAAAGTCAGCGCGTTTCCATCACGGGCAAGGGTTGCGTCGGTAGCAGGAAAATCAAGAACAATGCGTCCTTCCGCAATATTGCCAACCACTGCCTGCTGGCCGCCCTGGGGACGGGTAAGAACGAGATCAGCCATAGTAAACTCCCAAAATGTATTTGGACAGAGCTTCTGGCAAGTAACAGACTGCGACTCGTGTGGCTGGCTCTGCCCCGGTGCCCAGCGAAGACAGCATGCCTTTCGCCAAAGCAGAACGGCGGTAGCAGCGTCGCAGGACAACCAGATCAATCAAAGATATTGAGGAAAACTTGGAAAAGGCAAAAGCTTGAAACAATTTGCCGGCCCTTGAGAGAGGGCCAAATTGGGAAGGGTGGGCAATCTCTAAGACAGATTGCGTGACGGGGTCACACTGTAAAAATAACTTAAAAATAGTATCTGTCAAGTTTCACAGATACACGGAGTCTTGAATCCATATGTAAAGCTATAAAAAACCTAAAAATACAACGAACACTTTCTATTACCATACAGCATGTTACGCACTTACTTGGCAGATTTTAGAGTCTACTGCGGATTTTTGAGCACGCTTTTATAAAAATATTTTTTTGCGGCAAAACAAGGCGCCTGCCACTTCAGACGACGGTTCTGTAGCAGCCCCGGATCGTATTGTTGCGCAAGACCATCCATTGATTAATATTCTGACAGATTTTACCGATGGCCGAAAGGGCATCGCCATCCGGCAGGAAGTGGCGGCAGTTGGCAGAATGCTTTGCAGTTAGCCGCTGCGAAAAAGTTGATACCTCGCAAAGGCCATATGGGCGCCTTCGAAACTGCTTTTGTTCCGAAGGCGCCCATATGGCAAAATCCGGCGCACACAAGGTGCAAGCGCCCGATGCGATCAGCGTTTGTCCACAACCCGCCGCGATTTACTAAACGTGCGCGGCAATGTGGCGTAATCCACCACCTCTACCTGCATACGGGCCAGTATGGCCTTGTGCAGCCGATGCTCCAGAGCCTGAGCCAGGGCGGCGTCGTTGCCGCTGCCTGCCCCCTGGGCGCGCTCCACAGTCAGAGCCAGGTGGTCGAGACCGCGGTCGTCACGCGTAAGCTCCACCTGATATTCCCCGCCAAGCTCTGCAAATTCGCCAATAACGGCCATATACTGACCGGGGTAAATGTTGACTCCCCGGTAGATGAGCATGTCGTCAGAGCGGCCAAGAATGCGGTCATGCCTGGGCATGTTCAGCCCACAGGCGCAACGCCCCGGCAGAAGGCGGCACAGGTCGTGCGTGCGGTAGCGCAACAGGGGCACGGCCTCCTTGCGAAGACTGGTGACAACCATTTCGCCCACTTCGCCCTCGGGAACGGGCTGCAAGGTCACGGGATCAAGCACTTCAATGATGAAAAGATCCGCCCAGTAGTGCAGGCCATTGTGGGCGTCGCAGTCAATGGCCGTACCGGGCCCGTACATTTCGGTCATGCCCGCTATATCATAACAGCCCTCAAGCCCCAGCTTGGCTTCAATGGTCTGGCGCATTTTTTCGCTGCGCGCTTCGGAACCGCAGATCATCTTGCGCAGCTTGATTTTTTTGCCCAGATCCGCGCGCTCCACTTCTTCGGCCAGCAGAAGGGCCATCGAAGCCGTCGCCCCGAAACAGGTGGTTTCAAGGTCCTGCAAAAGTTGCAGATGCATTTCAAGATTGCCTGGCCCCACAGGCACGGTGAGCATGCCAAGCTTTTCGCTGCCGCCCTGAAAACCCACGCCCGCCGTCCACAGGCCATAGCCCACG is part of the Desulfovibrio intestinalis genome and encodes:
- a CDS encoding phenylacetate--CoA ligase family protein; amino-acid sequence: MSYRFIPQLEDEDIRRQQEEGLRSTFARVWNSPQYSSKLRACGLNPGDQLGLDDLTRLPTVDVDDLREGYPLPLLCVPPTDVVRIHASSGTTGKRKILAYSAADVDTFNLQMARCYELAGLTAEDRMQIAVGYGLWTAGVGFQGGSEKLGMLTVPVGPGNLEMHLQLLQDLETTCFGATASMALLLAEEVERADLGKKIKLRKMICGSEARSEKMRQTIEAKLGLEGCYDIAGMTEMYGPGTAIDCDAHNGLHYWADLFIIEVLDPVTLQPVPEGEVGEMVVTSLRKEAVPLLRYRTHDLCRLLPGRCACGLNMPRHDRILGRSDDMLIYRGVNIYPGQYMAVIGEFAELGGEYQVELTRDDRGLDHLALTVERAQGAGSGNDAALAQALEHRLHKAILARMQVEVVDYATLPRTFSKSRRVVDKR